In the Elioraea tepida genome, one interval contains:
- a CDS encoding sensor histidine kinase, producing MIRSLRARLLAASLASFVLALGAAAFAIGRVLDTAVTDGFRARLEGNLIAIAAGLDRDEVTAQLTLAVPPADPKFAVPLSGWYWQVAEEDGTVRLASPSLWNTTLDHAVAPDGGALMRVARRFGVPGGGGAVEVAVAAPVSALEAELAAARRPVLMVVALLGFALLAAATVQVAVGLRPLAALRRDIAAIRTGRIARLPPARFSEVAPLTEDLNALLAHHEAMVERARRNAGDLAHGLKTPLAAILNAAAEPGRDPDGMIAQAARRMERQLRHHLQRARIAGVAGLPGARCPVAPVLDDLAFMLERAHAGRAVRITVSAKGAPDFAGARGDLEEMAGNLMDNACKWARGRVQVTADGAVGRLRIRIADDGPGMPEQARVSALRHGTRLDESVPGQGFGLAIVVETAAIYGGSLTLGDGGPGLVATLDLPAATER from the coding sequence ATGATCCGCAGTCTGCGCGCACGCCTGCTCGCGGCGAGCCTTGCGTCGTTCGTCCTGGCGCTGGGCGCGGCGGCCTTCGCCATCGGGCGCGTGCTTGACACCGCGGTCACGGACGGCTTCCGGGCGCGGCTCGAAGGAAACCTCATCGCGATCGCCGCTGGGCTTGATCGAGACGAGGTGACGGCGCAGCTCACGCTCGCCGTTCCGCCCGCCGATCCGAAGTTCGCGGTGCCGCTTTCGGGCTGGTATTGGCAGGTGGCGGAGGAGGACGGCACGGTCCGGCTCGCCTCCCCCTCGCTGTGGAACACCACGCTCGATCACGCGGTCGCGCCGGATGGCGGCGCGCTCATGCGTGTGGCGCGCCGCTTCGGCGTCCCGGGCGGCGGCGGTGCGGTGGAGGTTGCCGTCGCCGCGCCGGTGTCGGCGCTCGAAGCGGAGCTGGCGGCGGCACGCCGGCCCGTGCTGATGGTGGTGGCGTTGCTCGGGTTTGCGCTGCTCGCGGCGGCGACGGTGCAGGTGGCGGTGGGGCTCCGCCCGCTGGCCGCGCTTCGCCGCGACATCGCGGCGATCCGCACCGGGCGGATCGCACGGCTTCCCCCGGCGCGCTTCAGCGAGGTCGCGCCTCTGACCGAAGACCTGAACGCTCTGCTCGCGCATCATGAGGCGATGGTCGAGCGCGCGCGACGCAACGCCGGCGACCTCGCGCACGGCCTCAAGACCCCGCTCGCTGCCATTCTGAATGCCGCCGCCGAGCCCGGCCGCGACCCGGACGGAATGATCGCGCAAGCGGCGCGTCGGATGGAGCGGCAGCTGCGGCACCATCTGCAGCGCGCGCGCATCGCCGGAGTCGCCGGCCTCCCGGGCGCGCGCTGCCCGGTCGCACCGGTTCTGGACGACCTCGCCTTCATGCTGGAGCGCGCCCATGCCGGCCGTGCCGTGCGGATTACCGTCTCGGCCAAGGGCGCACCGGATTTCGCCGGCGCACGCGGCGACCTCGAGGAGATGGCCGGCAACCTGATGGACAATGCCTGCAAGTGGGCGCGCGGGAGAGTGCAGGTGACAGCCGACGGCGCCGTCGGGCGACTGAGGATCCGGATCGCTGATGACGGGCCCGGTATGCCGGAACAGGCGCGCGTGTCGGCGCTGCGCCACGGCACGCGTCTGGACGAGAGCGTGCCGGGCCAGGGCTTTGGCCTCGCCATCGTCGTCGAGACCGCGGCGATCTATGGCGGGTCCCTGACGCTGGGCGACGGCGGGCCCGGCCTCGTCGCGACCCTCGATCTCCCGGCGGCGACCGAGAGGTGA
- a CDS encoding response regulator transcription factor, with product MRVLLVEDDAGLAAQLRRALEAAGFTVDLAADGEEAAFRGEEGRYAACVLDLGLPRRDGLSVLTAWRAAGVATPVLILTARDTFADKVAGFRAGADDYVQKPFRMEEIVLRLRALTRRAAGHASAELVCGPLVYDSVAGSFTLEGLPLKLTAFEARILGYLMHQNGRIVSRTDLSEALYGEDADRDFNAMEVLVSRLRRKIAPCRIETLRGEGWRLSPPE from the coding sequence GTGAGGGTCCTCCTGGTCGAGGACGATGCGGGTCTCGCGGCACAGCTCCGCCGCGCGCTCGAGGCGGCCGGCTTCACGGTGGACCTCGCGGCAGACGGCGAGGAGGCCGCCTTCCGCGGTGAGGAGGGGCGCTACGCAGCCTGTGTGCTCGACCTCGGCCTGCCGAGGCGTGACGGGCTATCCGTGCTCACGGCCTGGCGCGCCGCTGGCGTCGCCACCCCGGTGCTGATCCTGACCGCGCGCGACACCTTCGCCGACAAGGTGGCCGGTTTCCGCGCCGGAGCTGACGATTACGTGCAGAAACCGTTCCGCATGGAGGAGATCGTCCTGCGCCTGCGCGCGCTCACCCGGCGCGCCGCCGGGCACGCATCAGCGGAACTCGTCTGCGGGCCGCTCGTCTATGACAGCGTGGCAGGCAGCTTCACGCTCGAGGGACTGCCGCTGAAGCTCACCGCCTTTGAGGCGCGGATCCTCGGCTACCTGATGCACCAGAACGGCCGCATCGTCAGCCGCACGGACCTCTCCGAGGCTCTCTACGGCGAGGACGCGGATCGTGACTTCAACGCGATGGAGGTTCTGGTGAGCCGGCTCCGCCGCAAGATTGCCCCCTGCCGGATCGAGACGCTGCGGGGTGAGGGCTGGCGCCTCTCGCCGCCCGAATGA